From a single Cupriavidus taiwanensis LMG 19424 genomic region:
- a CDS encoding response regulator transcription factor: MKIAALQADPTLAVSIEQTLRLNGHQCTRYLNGRALIGALRGKSFDLLMLDCDTPGIPALEVLAWVRRTLGHEMPVMLTGTSNEEGFVAACLAQGADSYVPKPLRTAELGARVLALLRRARPASADCDLEHGPFRFATAERQVWVKGKPVLLAPKEFDLAVLLFRNLGSLVLRQTMVDHVWRYHMDAASRTVDSHLSRVRTKLALWPHNGVRLSSVYGLGSRLDAA; this comes from the coding sequence GTGAAGATCGCCGCGCTGCAGGCGGACCCTACCCTCGCCGTCAGCATCGAACAGACCCTGCGCCTGAACGGCCACCAGTGCACGCGCTACCTCAACGGGCGCGCGCTGATCGGCGCGCTGCGCGGCAAGTCGTTCGATCTGCTGATGCTGGATTGCGATACGCCGGGCATCCCGGCGCTGGAAGTGCTGGCGTGGGTGCGCCGCACGCTGGGCCACGAGATGCCGGTGATGCTGACCGGCACCTCCAACGAAGAAGGCTTTGTCGCCGCCTGCCTGGCGCAGGGCGCGGACAGCTACGTGCCCAAGCCGCTGCGCACCGCGGAGCTGGGCGCGCGCGTGCTGGCGCTGCTGCGCCGCGCACGGCCGGCCAGCGCGGACTGCGACCTGGAACACGGCCCGTTCCGCTTTGCCACCGCCGAGCGGCAGGTGTGGGTCAAGGGCAAGCCAGTGCTGCTGGCCCCGAAGGAATTCGACCTGGCGGTGCTGCTGTTCCGCAACCTGGGCTCGCTGGTGCTGCGCCAGACCATGGTCGACCACGTCTGGCGCTACCACATGGACGCGGCCTCGCGCACAGTGGACAGCCACCTGTCGCGCGTGCGCACCAAGCTGGCGCTGTGGCCGCACAACGGCGTGCGGCTGTCGTCGGTGTACGGGCTGGGCAGCCGGCTCGATGCGGCCTAG
- a CDS encoding response regulator transcription factor has protein sequence MGKKTASRIASLEDAPADAALIRQVVASAGFECVSFGESRRLLLALRDAGFDLLLLDWQMPDLSGREVLAWVRTHLDRRIPVMFLSCRDAEHDIVSALAAGADDYMVKPIRPAELAARIEALLRRAYPAQASPHAPLRLGDYAFDCALRKVTCNGQPIGLTPKEFDLAVLLFRHEGRIVTRDHITAAVWGREISPMSRTIDTHVSRVRSKLGLQAEHGMRLTPVYTHGYRLERMAHAERAAA, from the coding sequence ATGGGAAAGAAAACGGCATCGCGCATTGCATCGCTGGAGGACGCGCCCGCGGATGCGGCGCTGATCCGCCAGGTCGTCGCCAGCGCGGGATTCGAATGCGTGAGCTTCGGCGAAAGCCGGCGCCTGCTGCTGGCGCTGCGCGACGCCGGCTTCGACCTGCTGCTGCTGGACTGGCAGATGCCCGACCTGTCCGGACGCGAGGTGCTGGCCTGGGTGCGCACCCACCTGGACCGGCGCATCCCGGTCATGTTCCTGAGCTGCCGCGATGCCGAGCACGATATCGTCAGCGCGCTTGCCGCAGGCGCCGATGACTACATGGTCAAGCCGATCCGTCCGGCGGAGCTGGCCGCGCGCATCGAGGCCCTGCTGCGGCGCGCCTATCCCGCGCAGGCGTCGCCGCACGCGCCGCTGCGGCTGGGCGATTACGCCTTCGACTGCGCGCTGCGCAAGGTCACGTGCAACGGCCAGCCGATCGGCCTGACGCCCAAGGAGTTCGACCTCGCGGTGCTGCTGTTCCGCCACGAAGGCCGCATCGTCACGCGCGACCACATCACCGCCGCGGTCTGGGGCCGCGAGATTTCGCCGATGTCGCGCACCATCGATACCCATGTGTCGCGCGTGCGCAGCAAGCTCGGACTGCAGGCCGAGCACGGCATGCGCCTGACCCCGGTCTACACGCATGGCTACCGGCTGGAGCGCATGGCACATGCCGAGCGGGCCGCCGCATGA
- a CDS encoding sensor histidine kinase, producing MTARPLRHALVAAALCLGGCWLARRSRGAAAVPAPASEGRGDVRDPDAVRDMLLHVLGHDLREPNASLLAWLALRQTRSQADAALLAQVEGHARRSLRHIDDLNRLLRETRHAYRMRRLAMDTLLDEALDRVWTEAGEAGIRLERPAGRLPRLGGDAAMLAATLEWLLTSAIGAAAPGTAVRTACRGHAGGVALSIVFRPADDAGAAHLARPGPALLCAQRVVARHGGLLVPLQPMHGPAAQAGWYLWLRRRPRP from the coding sequence ATGACGGCACGCCCGCTGCGCCACGCGCTGGTTGCCGCGGCCTTGTGCCTGGGCGGCTGCTGGCTGGCACGGCGCTCGCGCGGCGCCGCTGCCGTGCCGGCGCCGGCCAGCGAAGGCCGCGGCGACGTGCGCGATCCGGATGCCGTGCGCGACATGCTGTTGCATGTGCTGGGCCACGACCTGCGCGAACCCAATGCCTCGCTGCTGGCGTGGCTGGCGCTGCGCCAGACCCGCTCGCAGGCCGATGCGGCGCTGCTGGCGCAGGTGGAAGGCCATGCGCGCCGCTCGCTGCGCCATATCGACGACCTGAACCGGCTGCTGCGCGAAACGCGGCATGCCTATCGGATGCGGCGGCTCGCCATGGACACCCTGCTCGATGAAGCGCTCGACCGCGTCTGGACCGAAGCCGGCGAGGCCGGGATCCGGCTGGAACGCCCGGCGGGGCGCCTGCCGCGCCTCGGCGGCGACGCGGCGATGCTGGCCGCCACGCTGGAGTGGCTGCTGACCAGCGCCATCGGCGCGGCCGCGCCTGGCACGGCCGTGCGCACCGCGTGCCGAGGCCACGCCGGTGGCGTGGCGCTGTCGATCGTGTTCCGGCCCGCCGATGACGCGGGCGCGGCGCACCTGGCGCGGCCCGGACCCGCGCTGCTGTGCGCGCAGCGCGTGGTGGCCCGCCATGGCGGGCTGCTGGTGCCGCTGCAGCCCATGCACGGCCCGGCTGCGCAGGCCGGCTGGTACCTGTGGCTGCGGCGCCGGCCGCGCCCATGA
- a CDS encoding porin, translating to MKKSAIVLAAGSLLAGSAFAQSSVTLYGIVDQSIRFQTNANANNDNSWELTNGAVTNSRWGLKGSEALGNNLKAIFQLEGGFDPDTGRSNQASATNPNGRLFGRQAYVGLSGDFGTIKLGRQYTEGFNFFGDFDPLTIGNYTNNAWPFFLTNFRNDNVVSYGGKFGGLDVGASYGFGEQPGSMSQNQYWGTRAAYTFGPFGIGGVYQEVRNTTGEKQQMWGAAGKYSIGPAKIFLGYIGGKDRTGSVDASLNFTGGATLNPIPAGGNAAANPRKDTIGYIGVTYQATPALALTGVFYGDYVENVNGVNDNNGRRYTGVLLAEYSLSKRTQVYGTVDFNKVSGGTITEMPGRNNQTGAALGIRHIF from the coding sequence ATGAAGAAATCGGCCATCGTCCTCGCAGCCGGCAGCCTGTTGGCAGGTTCGGCTTTCGCACAATCCTCCGTCACCCTGTACGGCATCGTCGACCAGAGCATCCGCTTCCAGACGAACGCGAACGCCAACAATGACAACTCGTGGGAACTGACCAACGGCGCCGTCACCAACAGCCGCTGGGGCCTGAAGGGCAGCGAAGCCCTCGGCAATAACCTGAAGGCGATCTTCCAGCTGGAAGGCGGCTTTGACCCGGATACCGGCCGTTCCAACCAGGCCAGCGCCACCAACCCTAACGGCCGTCTGTTTGGTCGTCAGGCTTACGTTGGCCTGTCGGGTGACTTCGGCACGATCAAGCTGGGCCGCCAGTACACCGAAGGCTTTAATTTCTTCGGCGACTTTGATCCGCTGACCATCGGCAACTACACCAACAACGCCTGGCCGTTCTTCCTGACCAACTTCCGTAACGACAACGTGGTCAGCTACGGCGGCAAGTTCGGCGGCCTGGACGTGGGCGCCAGCTACGGCTTCGGCGAGCAGCCGGGCAGCATGAGCCAGAACCAGTACTGGGGCACCCGTGCCGCTTACACCTTTGGTCCGTTCGGCATCGGCGGCGTGTACCAGGAAGTTCGTAACACCACCGGCGAGAAGCAGCAGATGTGGGGCGCTGCCGGTAAGTACTCGATTGGCCCGGCCAAGATCTTCCTGGGCTATATCGGCGGCAAGGACCGCACCGGTTCGGTTGATGCTTCGCTGAACTTCACGGGCGGCGCCACGCTGAACCCGATCCCGGCTGGCGGCAACGCCGCAGCCAACCCGCGCAAGGACACCATCGGCTACATCGGCGTGACCTACCAGGCCACCCCGGCGCTGGCCCTGACCGGCGTGTTCTACGGCGACTACGTCGAAAACGTCAACGGCGTGAACGACAACAACGGCCGCCGCTACACCGGCGTGCTGCTGGCCGAGTACTCGCTGTCCAAGCGCACCCAGGTTTACGGCACGGTTGACTTCAACAAGGTTTCGGGCGGCACCATCACCGAAATGCCGGGTCGCAACAACCAGACCGGCGCTGCCCTGGGTATCCGCCACATCTTCTGA
- the minE gene encoding cell division topological specificity factor MinE translates to MSILSFLLGEKKKSASVAKERLQIILAHERTGHSAPADYLPALQRELVAVISKYVKIGDQDLRVSLERQDNLEVLEVKIEIPQH, encoded by the coding sequence ATGTCGATCCTTTCCTTCCTGCTGGGAGAGAAGAAGAAGTCAGCGTCGGTCGCCAAGGAGCGGCTGCAGATCATCCTGGCGCACGAGCGCACGGGCCATTCCGCCCCCGCCGACTACCTGCCCGCGCTGCAGCGCGAGCTGGTGGCGGTGATTTCCAAGTACGTCAAGATCGGCGACCAGGACCTGCGCGTCAGCCTGGAACGCCAGGACAACCTCGAGGTGCTCGAGGTCAAGATCGAGATCCCGCAGCACTGA
- the minD gene encoding septum site-determining protein MinD has product MAKIIVVTSGKGGVGKTTTSASFAAGLALRGHKTAVIDFDVGLRNLDLIMGCERRVVYDLINVVQGEANLRQALIKDKKCENLFILPASQTRDKDALTREGVEKVINGLIEMDFEYIVCDSPAGIESGALMAMYFADEALIVTNPEVSSVRDSDRILGILASKTKRATEGGEPIKEHLLITRYNPKRVHGGEMLSLTDIQEILRIKLIGVVPESEAVLHASNQGTPAIHLEGSDVSDAYSDVVDRFLGKDKPMRFTDYQKPGLFSRIFGNK; this is encoded by the coding sequence ATGGCAAAAATCATCGTTGTGACCTCCGGCAAGGGAGGCGTCGGCAAGACCACCACCAGCGCCAGCTTTGCCGCCGGCCTGGCCCTGCGCGGCCACAAGACAGCCGTGATCGACTTCGACGTCGGCCTGCGCAACCTCGACCTGATCATGGGTTGCGAGCGCCGCGTGGTGTATGACCTGATCAACGTGGTGCAGGGCGAAGCCAACCTGCGCCAGGCGCTGATCAAGGACAAGAAGTGCGAGAACCTGTTCATCCTGCCCGCCTCGCAGACGCGCGACAAGGACGCGCTCACGCGCGAGGGCGTCGAGAAGGTGATCAACGGCCTGATCGAGATGGATTTCGAATACATCGTCTGCGACTCGCCCGCCGGCATCGAGTCGGGCGCGCTGATGGCCATGTACTTCGCCGACGAGGCGCTGATCGTCACCAACCCCGAAGTGTCGTCGGTGCGCGATTCGGACCGTATCCTCGGCATCCTGGCGTCCAAGACCAAGCGCGCCACCGAGGGCGGCGAGCCGATCAAGGAACACCTGCTGATCACCCGCTACAACCCCAAGCGCGTGCACGGCGGCGAGATGCTGTCGCTGACCGACATCCAGGAGATCCTGCGCATCAAGCTGATCGGCGTGGTGCCGGAATCGGAAGCGGTGCTGCACGCCTCCAACCAGGGCACGCCCGCCATCCACCTGGAAGGCAGCGATGTATCTGACGCCTACAGCGACGTGGTGGACCGCTTCCTCGGCAAGGACAAGCCGATGCGTTTCACCGACTACCAGAAGCCGGGGCTGTTCTCGCGCATCTTCGGCAACAAGTAA
- the minC gene encoding septum site-determining protein MinC, with product MSQKKSPRFELRSGNVDALLLALQTADMAALRDDLLTRFEATPDFFSNDVIALDLRALDDDGEVALGTVIDTLATLKARAIGVVARAGQREWAERFGLPLLDSQARRNGAAERAAEARAAAAAEQAAAEQAAREEAARAAAQAATDAAVAAAVRQHQTLLIDKPLRSGQQVYAQGDVVIMDVVSYGAEVIAEGNIHIYAPLRGRALAGVKGNTAARIFSTCMEPELISIAGIYRTAEQTLPADVHGKTAQVRLADEKLILEALRLK from the coding sequence ATGTCCCAGAAGAAATCGCCACGCTTCGAGCTGCGCAGTGGCAACGTCGACGCCCTCCTTCTCGCCCTCCAGACCGCCGACATGGCTGCGCTGCGGGATGACCTCCTCACCCGCTTCGAAGCCACTCCCGACTTCTTCTCCAATGACGTGATCGCGCTGGACCTGCGCGCGCTCGACGATGACGGTGAAGTCGCGCTCGGCACCGTGATCGACACGCTCGCCACGCTCAAGGCCCGCGCCATCGGCGTGGTGGCCCGTGCCGGCCAGCGCGAGTGGGCCGAGCGCTTCGGCCTGCCGCTGCTCGACAGCCAGGCCCGCCGCAACGGCGCCGCCGAGCGTGCCGCCGAGGCCAGGGCCGCCGCCGCCGCGGAACAGGCCGCCGCGGAACAGGCGGCGCGCGAGGAAGCCGCCCGCGCCGCGGCGCAGGCGGCCACCGACGCGGCCGTGGCCGCCGCCGTGCGCCAGCACCAGACCCTGCTGATCGACAAGCCGCTGCGTTCGGGCCAGCAGGTCTACGCGCAGGGCGACGTGGTCATCATGGACGTGGTCAGCTACGGTGCCGAGGTCATCGCCGAAGGCAACATCCATATCTATGCCCCGCTGCGCGGCCGCGCGCTGGCGGGTGTCAAGGGCAACACCGCCGCGCGCATCTTCAGCACGTGCATGGAGCCCGAACTGATTTCCATCGCCGGCATCTACCGGACCGCGGAGCAGACGCTCCCGGCCGACGTGCACGGCAAGACCGCCCAGGTGCGCCTGGCCGATGAAAAACTGATCCTCGAAGCGCTGCGGCTCAAGTAA
- a CDS encoding magnesium and cobalt transport protein CorA: MGAIVNCVAYRQGKRLGTVSMEEIPAVLAVPGTFVWLGLHEPELALLRQAQQAFGLHDLAVEDATNAHQRPKLEAYGDSVFVVLNTAQLVQDEVVVGETHLFVGPNYVVSVRHGASSTYAPVRERCEHDPQGLANGPGYVLYALMDFVVDHYLPIVTRLEDTFEALEQGIFRDEFDRAAIERLYQIKRQVLRLRNAVSPVEDMCGQLIRLHEELVPKELRAYFRDIEDHASRLVRTLDVVREMLTTAVQVNLALVTVGQNEVVKRLAGWGAILAIPTVVFSLYGMNFDFMPELKVHYAYPAVIGVTALACGALWRRLHRAGWI; encoded by the coding sequence ATGGGCGCCATCGTCAATTGCGTGGCTTACCGGCAGGGCAAGCGGCTCGGCACGGTAAGCATGGAAGAAATCCCGGCGGTGCTGGCCGTGCCTGGCACCTTCGTCTGGCTGGGCCTGCACGAGCCCGAGCTGGCGCTCCTGCGGCAGGCCCAGCAGGCCTTCGGCCTGCACGACCTCGCGGTCGAAGACGCGACCAATGCGCACCAGCGGCCCAAGCTCGAGGCCTACGGCGATTCCGTGTTCGTGGTGCTCAACACCGCGCAACTGGTGCAGGATGAAGTGGTGGTCGGCGAGACCCATCTGTTCGTCGGACCCAACTACGTGGTATCGGTCCGCCACGGCGCGAGCAGCACCTATGCGCCGGTGCGCGAGCGCTGCGAGCACGACCCGCAGGGCCTGGCGAACGGGCCCGGCTATGTGCTGTATGCGCTGATGGACTTTGTCGTCGACCATTACCTGCCCATCGTCACGCGCCTGGAGGACACCTTCGAGGCGCTGGAGCAGGGCATCTTCCGCGACGAATTCGACCGCGCCGCGATCGAGCGCCTGTACCAGATCAAGCGCCAGGTGCTGCGCCTGCGCAATGCGGTCAGCCCGGTCGAGGACATGTGCGGCCAGCTGATCCGGCTGCACGAAGAGCTGGTGCCGAAGGAGCTGCGCGCCTATTTCCGCGATATCGAGGACCACGCCAGCCGGCTGGTGCGCACGCTCGACGTGGTGCGCGAGATGCTGACCACGGCGGTGCAGGTCAACCTGGCGCTGGTGACCGTGGGCCAGAACGAAGTGGTCAAGCGGCTGGCCGGCTGGGGCGCGATCCTGGCGATTCCGACCGTGGTGTTCAGCCTGTACGGCATGAACTTCGATTTCATGCCGGAGCTGAAGGTGCACTATGCCTATCCGGCCGTGATCGGCGTCACCGCGCTGGCCTGTGGCGCGCTGTGGCGGCGTCTGCACCGTGCGGGGTGGATCTGA